aaaaaatggaaactgTGTACTGAAAAATGGTGAAATGTACTGAAGATGAGTGATTTGGCTCCTGTAATAGGAGTAAGAAACTTGTCAGAACTGCAAACCGATAGTGCTAAACTGATGTGTAACCCAGTGTGTGAAAatatgcatttctcaaaacaataaATCCACCTGTTATTCTAAGTGACACGTCACTTGCGCTTGTGAGAGGCTGGAACacatttagagtttttttttgttttttccccatTCCAGATGCAAACTCGTAACTGGGGGCTGAGGGAGGGTTGGCAGACCTCTGTGCTGATCTCCTGAACCCTTGGGCAACTCTGCCAAATCTgtaaaagttgcataatttaatATGACAGTAATAGAAACAACTGCCATAGCACGTTCACGCTGGATGTTTAGATCGCATGTTTATTTGACAGATTTTGCAGGTGATGCCAACCGTTTCACTCATGGTTTGGTTGTTTTCTGGTGCTCCAggtattgcaatttaaaatgtgttgCAGTGTCAAAATGAAATGCTGTTTTCAACCATTTATTCCTGTGCTTTCATGACAATTTTtagcaactttattttttggaaaattagTGGATAATTTGTATGGATTCGtacaatttttattcatatattttcatacaACCTTTCATGGCTACATTTGGatagtcttgtttttttttcttaacaataaaaccaaaaaacccaTGTACAGATCATACTTTTGTGTAATTAGCATACACTTCACTCTTATATGTATGTGATTCATATGAACGCttatttctgccacagaatataAATACAAAAGTTTTACTTTTGAGTTTTTTAGTTTTGCAAGAAATATTGCGAATTATTCTTGTAATTGCAAGATTATCTCTCACTATTTGAACTTTTTTCCCAATTGCGAATTTATATCGCCCAATTGAGAATTTATATCGCCCAATTAAAAGTTCACAAATAGCTATTCTGAATTGTAAAATCACATCTCTTTATTGTTATGAACTCATATTTCTAACCTTTTGCTATGAATTCTGGGTTTACATGTTGCGGTTAATAACTCGCAATTCTTTAACGAGACTTAAATGAAAGTGTATGATTtaaaattttgagaaaaaatttaattatctgaattgtgcaataaaatgttgcattctggtcaaaatgtacaaataacacaagatattttgaaaaatgttggaaaCCAAATTGTGCTAATTGCACAAATTTTTGaaggattaaatttttttttttttacatatttgtattttattttacgaGGTGCCAAATTCATAGGAATTTGTACAAAGCACCACCCCTAACTCCGCCCCTAAACTTACCTCTTACACAAATCGCACAAAAACGTACAAGCAAAGTCGTACGAATTAGCCACttcgtaaaatacatacgaattgGAGGTGGGATATAGTTGCATATACTCACGATACATTCTTTATAACAATTACATTgtgcataattaaatataaaaaaaacaatttaatgaaattattaagaaaaagaaaacaagttagtTATAGTTTAAGATATAAAACTTTATTATGCAATGGTCGCATTGGTCTTAAAGTCACTAATGTCACTGAAGTCCATTGCGCAAATTTATTTGGACCATCTTTCAACTCTATCAACTTTGTATTACTTCTCCATGAatcattttttacaaataatgcaaATCAGTTCAAACATCCTGTTTGGAAATGAAGCAATAGAGACAATCATTCATGGAAAGGttgaaaaccaaaacaaaatttCATATCCGCTGATATTTCATATCTGGGAGTGAGATGCACTTTTATCGTTTAAGAAAAGTCTTTGAGGGCAGAACGATGTCTGATTGGAGGTGTGAGAGGAGACAGACTTCACTGCTCGTTCTGCTGGCTGTCTGTGATGGAGCTCACGGCCCCCTGGCCTTTGTTGACGTCACTGATACAAGCCCACTGTCCATCCACTGACTCCTTCCACAGGGTCACCTATGCACATAAGTCAATTTGAAGAATAGTAAATGACATGCTTTTCAATTTCGGTTGAACAATCTCTATTAAAACACCACCAGGTTAGGCATCAAATTTACAGGTAATATCAATTTAAGTGGGTGTTTTATTCGTCATTAAGCTTGAACAAAAATTTTATCATCTATTCTtgaaatagttcactcaaaaaaaaaaaaattgcttaaatgtattcaccctcaggccatccatgtAGACGAGTAAGTTCTttgtcagaacagatttggataaatttagcagtGCACTgtttgctcatcaatggatgctctaaAAAAAAgatggactggagtagtgtggattacttgtggattattacaatgttttttatcagttatttggactcattctgacggcacccattcactgcagagcatccattgatgagtaaattatgaaatgCTGAATTCCTTCAAATCCATtcccattaagaaacaaactcaaaatcttggatggcctgaagcgtactacattttcagcaagttttcatttttaggaTAATTATTGTTTTAACGGTCTATAAGTGCTTTGAACttcagttaaaaacaaataacatttcaaaCTGTCAATTTGAATCAATTAATTAAACTTCATAtatacaaaagcaaaaataatatgccattaaaataaatgtgggTAATCTACttgttattacaatatattgGGGGATAAGATTAATAGTTTttcaatatttcatatatatttttacctatACTGATTTTAGTTCTTTATGCATTTTGAATCGTATTTGCTACAGTAGTTGATATGAAAATCCCTTTTAAGCAGTTTCAGAGTAAATGTATacattattgtttaaatgttgtggatttttaaagaaatactttgATTCAGAAAGGGTGTGGTTAGTCAGGTTAGAGGCCACTAGGAAAAGGCAAACATGTCTTCCTGTTCCAGGGACAGCGATGCAATCTTGCTCATCTAGGTGGGGTAAGATAATTTTGGCAAGCCAACAAGTTCATGAAAACACCTTCAAGAGTGACTGCGTACatataattagtacaaaaaaaaaacaaaaaaaaacattgcctgCTTTAGCTGCCTAGAAGCACATAGTCAGGACTGTATTTAACCTGCGCTTATTTTCAAAGCCCTTTTGCATTCTTTAACTGTCTGTTTTATAAATGCATCAGATAATGGCACCTTCGTCTGAGAGTAAATGGCTCGACCCGCCGCTCGCCATCGTGAATAATTACAAGGCACAGCATCTCACCGAAAGCACATCAACCCAGAGTCTTCATTTAAATACTGGCGACATCGAGGACCGATTCCCTCACGCTGGGTGACTTAACCTCGGTCATTAATTCCTGAACCTGGGAGAGCTTTAATAGTCAGGCACTGTAAAATGAGTAATGATGCTGCGTAAATGCAGTGCTGTAAGCTGCCCACATGCTTCAGCGGAGCATCTTCACTCCGTAATCCCACAGGACAAGAGCCAAAGACTGTCAACATAAGTTTCATGGTGAAAAGTGAATGAATTTGTCAGAGAACATTCACGGCCTGTCCTTTAGTTGGTGACGGGATGAATCATGTTTTGCGCACAGCGTCCTGGAGGACATCCAGCCTTTAGTATGAGACCATTTGTTAGCATTATTAAGAAGTGTTATTTCAGTACTACTGAGAAACTATTatggtttttattgttattttacattaattttagttaattaacTACAATTttagagaagtttttttttttagtagctagtttttgttgtttttttaggagCTAtagtaaattaagtaaattaatttatttgtgatatgtttttgtcttttatttctttatgtagTTTCCATGAATTTGtattttcagttaaaattttAGTTTATTACGTTAAACAAACaaagattagaaaggtattttagcaactagctaaaataagttaattttcagtaaaattttatttaaatttcaagtaagtttcttttttcttttcttttctaaccagTTTTAGTTCTGTTTAACTGCCCGTTTTTATGAAcggatttaaaatgttacattaaaagtatgtattatataataaaagaaaaaaatactaagcaagtaatatttattttggtcattttttgacagatgttttttaatcttatcaaggctgcttttatttcatCTAAATTATaatagagtaatattgtgaaacattttcactgtttaaaaatatcttctctatttgaatacgtttttaaaatgttatttatttctgtgatggaaagcggaattatcagcatcattactccagtcttccagtctaatgatccttcagaaatcagtttaaaatgctgatttgctgctcaacaaagATTTCTGATTATCACCAACAGTGTTGGGCAATATGCTCTATAGTCATATCATCCTAAAAGCAGCCTAATGTTAGTCTCTTATTTCTCTTATACTTATGACGCATGTGAATTTGCACATTTGCGAGTCAGAACTCGTCATGACTTATCTAAACACCtctgattgtatatatatatattttatatatatatatatatatatatatatatatatatatatatatatatatatatatatatatatatatatatttttttttttttttttttttttttttagtgagtatatgtattttatgaagtatatttttattgtataattttttgttcttattttaaacattttgaatgtcattttattaatttggttgagtgaaaaagccattttaagtAGTTTGAgggtaaatacatcatttaaaTTCCTGATCAACCACTTCTTTAGATCCAGACTCTGGGTTGGTACTGGAAAGCTACAACGGAGCACATACTTTGTTGTCCCCTCCTGACACGGCCAGGATGTTTCCTGTGATGGACCAGCTCACGTGCCACACCACATCATTGAATTTGTGGAGAAGTTTGGCCGTCCAGGTGTTGCCGGCTGGGTCGTCACACGTCCAGATAAACACACGACCATCCTGTAGTGCAATATAACAATATGAGACATTTATGCATATTCCAGATGCTGTTATCCACATCTTACATAGATTACATGCATTACTAAGGAATCAAACACATGGCTTTACCAtgaatatatatagtttttagtttagaataaaaataaactataatgtACTAATTATTGTTCACAGTGGCATACAGTACAATATTTAGAGTAAGCTCTTGGCTGTGATCACCTGTGAGCAGCTGGCAATTGTGCTGGTCGGGAGACCAATGGAAGGAGCCCAGCCAACATCTCTCACCCAATCACTGTGCGCCTCCAGCTTCTGGTCCTCTTTCCACTGGCCATCCTCTTCCCTGGGAAAAAAAACTGGATTGTCAGCACACTGTCTTAATTCAGAGATATTTGCAGGGTGATTTATCACTTCAAATATCATTGGCTCAATAAGAATCTAGCATGTTATCATATTTGTAAAtggagaacacacacactcaggcaaCCCAAAGTATGGAAAGATTAGGAttcataatgtttatatatattactttccagaataaatataacattttatttccattaatttttttctatttaattttgtatGAGTCTATTGGTGTCCAAGTGTGAGAGTAAAAGCTGCCAGCAGGTGCTCGTCACTGTACTCTCTAAAACAAGGGCTGCCCTCACTCACTTCCACAGCTTGACCAGATTGTCACAGCCTCCAGACACAAATCTCTTGATGTAGCTGGGCTTCTGTCCTGTTGGCTGCTCAATAAGACTCCCTGGGACAACAGCTGGGGCCCAACTCACAGCGTTACAGCCGATCTGCCCGAGAGAAGAGGGAAACCATTAAAGAAATAACTCAAATAACAGGATGCAGCACAACAAACAGGGCCAGTCTTGTATGAAATCTTCTACACCCGGCTGAAGCCTCTATATTGCATGTCTATAAAGACTTCTTGTCCAATCAGCACTGATGAATATTCAAACAaatcataataatagtaattggtaacactttatttttaagtatcCTTGTTAaaagttacatgtacttactattataataacaagaaATTATGGATAATTACAttcaaaccctaatcctaaagtaagtacatgtagtttatTCATATTACTAAGTACTTAAATGTATGATTACACTGTAACAGggacaccttcaaataaagtgtaaccaaaagtGTCTCTTGCATCATCAAGATTTCACTATAAAATCTCAAGGTATAAAGTTTTCTAAATTCAAGTTTAAggttttttgcacattttttcacTTTCATCATCGTCACTCACAGAAACCTTGCACACCAGAGACAAAATTCTTGTGACGGATgcgaaaaatgctgaaaatcgaACCCGATACAAATGTTTTTATGACGGATGAAAAGTTTCGGaagtgtaattttatttattttttatggtttgaaAACTTCAGACTCAGTGTGCAAAAACCTTACATGTTTCAATTAAGTATAATAGTAATAACATAGTAAGTTATTACATAGTAATAAAACCATAACTGCTCATTtctgaacatttatttatcattGATAACTTTTTAATCTGATACAATATGCTTTTAGTTGAAAAGTATGAAGCTATGATTGTTTTATAAGCTCACATTCCAGCGGGTCAAAATGGACCCGGGaatgcatatgcatatataatgtatgtatgtatgtatgtatgcatgtacacacacacaaacacacacacaaacacatatatatacacaatttaatTAAGCAAAGTTCATAttaatttttaagttattttgttaaatatagtaataacatggtaaaaaaatacaaaaactttaaaTCTTCGAacttatatatacattaaatgaGAAGTTTTTGATCAGACACAATCTGTTTTTAGTCTATTACAGTTATACAAGCTATCAGAATTCATTTAGGAggtttttctaaataataataactagggccgggactcgattaaaaaaattaatctaattaattagaggctttgtaattaattaatcgaaattaatcgcattttaatcgcagataaatatttgacctgagaacagtgagaagtaattttttttcacatggatttatagtataccattgaataatgactgaatacataatcaacaaaatattgtttatttttgttcaaccaagtctagcagaccagtgcaatttttgccatgaagtgtagcaatagcatatttagaaacaatttagaaatagtacatttcagaaattcaggaagcttataggtcctggaaccttctgtaaagtgttttttttttttttcaagtaaaacacaatactgtcaattacattcagaacattggaaacactgactattagaaaacatctctctgttgcttcagaggccataacatactaagtccaactctcaataaccttggcccaAACactaaagagttcaacataaactgttgcaccaacaaaataatacatagttcaacataaagtgtaaagttcacgctagctgctatatgttttgcgttgaggtgatacttgaggctcgatgagctgcggtgatatgcgaacgctagttggtgctccagtataatcggtccgctgaaactcatccagtgagaaacgttccgcggtgcaaaaataagttattaaaaatgcgggattttttttctgtaattaattaatcttagttaacgcattattttttgtgtaattaattaatctcaattaacgcgttaaagtcccggccctaataataacagtaataacgACAACAATAAATTtaattacacacatttatataaaatctaaaacttATGTGTatatagtagtaatagtaataatcaaATAATGATTAGATCCCTGCATAGGTGTATTTTAAGATATTGTGGCCGTACATCAAGGCTAAACTCACTGTATGTGCGTTGTTGATCTTCTTAACATCCCAGTGTCCATCTCCGGAGCAGGTCAGCACAGAAATGGCCCCGTCTGAGCTGCCACAGGCCAGAAACAAGCCGAAGTCATGCGGCCCCCAGCAAACAGAGTTCACTGCGGGAGAACAAACGTGTGATTGTCCGCATCGGGATGCACTTCTGTGTGCCAGTGTTTGATACGGGAGTCAAAAGCGTGATGTTACCAGACGAGTCGTGGCCGGTGTATTCATACATCTTGTCCCAGGTGCCGTTCTCCTCCTTCCAGATGATCACCTTCCTGTCGTAGGAGCAGGATGCCAGGATGTTGCCGTACATGGGGTGAGCCCAGGCCACCTGCCACACCGGACCCTCGTGACTGCCCAAAGACATCAAAACAATTGAACTAGATATCTGTCATAAGCTCATCTATTTACTATGGCTTTGAATTTCTCAGGTAATGAATCATTCTTTGAAGCCCTAGTTTGATGCACTCACCCCCTCAGATCAGCCACGAGGATCTGGCCTCCGTTCTTGACGTCAAAGATCTTCACAGAGCGATCGGAGGAGCAGGTGGCCAGTCTGGTGCCGTAATAGTCCATCTGAGCATCATGCTGAAAACAGGAGGATAAAACAGGGTTAAAACGCTAGGAAAGATGCAGATGCAGTAGAGGGAAAGAGGGAGACACTCACGATCATGTCCTCATGTGAGGTGTCCACTGTGTTGATGACGGAAACCTGAAAGACACAAGACCACAGCCGTGCTCGTTACAAAGTTATTAACAGATTTTAGtgtgttttatacatttattatgtgtCAGATTTAACTGACATTAGTAGAACTGGTGATATTATCATGCATTATCTGAATATATTTCAATAAACACAGTCATGTTTAAAAGGTATATGCCACtaatcaatcattttaaaatctcattattattatttaataattattcatcATGTAATTAACTAAACTCAAATGACAAATACTAGTATATGCCATGATGCAttcattacaatatatatttaaatataatgcaaaaataagtaatttattttacttgtttttctGCACATACTGCCATATGCAAACACttatttgtttgttcgttttatTCATAAAGCAatcaactaaattaaatatttaaatcgatTGACAACACcaaatattacacaaaaatataagccttgaagtaatttattattttcctgCAAATACTGATATGTGCgattatttacttgtttatttatttgataatttattacgtaattaacagatttttttaatcaactgacagaattgtataatataatacaaaaacttaatatacaaaaactatacatatataaaatgataccCTGGCCAAAAACAGAGCAATTTTCGATCAGGTCACTAACTTACTGTAAAACTACAGAATGTGGATTTGTTTAGATGTTTCCATTCATCAGCTCAACAACTACCGGGTTTAAACAAATATCTGAGAAGAATCAAACCCCAGTCAATAATGCACCGCTCACCATGTTTGATTATATCGCTCTGACAGGCAGCTTCGCCGCTGAACTCTTCAGAAAGTGTCCTGTTTGCTCTTCAGAGCTCCAGAAATGAATTTACTGATAATATTTCCGACGTGGCAGAGAGCGCTCAGAGCGGACTGTGTCCTCGTCGCTAAACGCTCCGGGTGGAACCAAATAAAGGTTCCGCTTCATGTTTCCCTTCCGCGCCCTGCATTTCACACTGATTCCAGCAGAAGACAGCAAAGCGTGTTCAAATGTTTATATATCGCTCATGTCCAGTGTCCAGCCAGGCGCTATGATCTTCGTCAAGTTCAActttctgtatgattttttttttactgcgcCAATGTCACCTTTTACATTTCCAATCTTTTGGGAAAAAATGTTTGAGACTCATGACTCAAACGTAGGCTAATGACAAAGCAACggcctaaaaacattttatatctgAATAATTTTCAGATTCATACTATAAAATGCTTAAGAAACCAATGATAAGCTtctactaaatataatgtagaaactatAAAATAGAAacttacattttctgtaaagctggaGAATGCACATTGACATCATTGACTGAAAACTTTCACGATTCCTTAAGAATTCAGTTCTAATTTGTTGTTTTCAAACGGTTTTGCTATGTAAGATTTGAATTGCTTGCTATCAGTTGTGCTATATCTGGGTAGTATTAatttactatagtaaaaaaaatgttttggacaTGCACTATTAGTGCTGAATAGATATAGGCTACATAcaaattgtagtctgttactgattaaAGATTATGTTATGAAAACTGTAGTTAATTACGTAATCTAGGTTTTGCATTTTAAGTAATGCATTTTGACTACTTTTTAGGTTACAttttacttttagcatttaataaaataatttaaaatgtagtgtTCCTGTAACTCAAGTCGTagagcaaggttgggggttcgattccctgggaacacatgataggtaaaaattgatagcctgaatgccgtctgctaaatgcatcaatttaatttaattttaaaatgtactgtactCTAATCACAAGTActgaacttaatttttgaaatgtGATAACAttatccagattacatgtaatcagttgcTACCCTGACTACCCTGGGACATGGGCATCGCCGAACTGCCACCTTCATCTCAAGATTCAAGAAT
The nucleotide sequence above comes from Carassius auratus strain Wakin unplaced genomic scaffold, ASM336829v1 scaf_tig00004584, whole genome shotgun sequence. Encoded proteins:
- the LOC113070588 gene encoding protein SEC13 homolog, with the protein product MVSVINTVDTSHEDMIHDAQMDYYGTRLATCSSDRSVKIFDVKNGGQILVADLRGHEGPVWQVAWAHPMYGNILASCSYDRKVIIWKEENGTWDKMYEYTGHDSSVNSVCWGPHDFGLFLACGSSDGAISVLTCSGDGHWDVKKINNAHTIGCNAVSWAPAVVPGSLIEQPTGQKPSYIKRFVSGGCDNLVKLWKEEDGQWKEDQKLEAHSDWVRDVGWAPSIGLPTSTIASCSQDGRVFIWTCDDPAGNTWTAKLLHKFNDVVWHVSWSITGNILAVSGGDNKVTLWKESVDGQWACISDVNKGQGAVSSITDSQQNEQ